In Rhea pennata isolate bPtePen1 chromosome 13, bPtePen1.pri, whole genome shotgun sequence, the following proteins share a genomic window:
- the MAF gene encoding transcription factor Maf produces the protein MASELAMSNSDLPTSPLAMEYVNDFDLMKFEVKKEPVETDRIISQCGRLIAGGSLSSTPMSTPCSSVPPSPSFSAPSPGSGTDQKTHLEDYYWMTGYPQQLNPEALGFSPEDAVEALINSSHHPLPGAFDGYARGQQLAAAAGAGGSVPGEEMGSAAAVVSAVIAAAAAQGGAGPHYHHHHHHHPHHGPGGGGGGGGGHPHAAAPGGAPPSSASSAGGSGGGGGGGGGGGAGGLHHPHHGPGGGGGGGGAGGLHFDDRFSDEQLVTMSVRELNRQLRGVSKEEVIRLKQKRRTLKNRGYAQSCRFKRVQQRHVLESEKNQLLQQVEHLKQEISRLVRERDAYKEKYEKLVSNGFRENGSSSDNPSSPEFFMYPRESSTTVM, from the exons atGGCATCAGAACTGGCAATGAGCAACTCCGACCTGCCCACCAGTCCCCTGGCCATGGAATATGTTAATGACTTCGATCTGATGAAGTTTGAAGTGAAAAAGGAGCCGGTGGAGACCGACCGCATTATCAGCCAGTGCGGCCGCTTGATCGCCGGGGGCTCGCTCTCCTCCACGCCGATGAGCACGCCCTGCAGCTCCGTGCCCCCGTCCCCCAGCTTCTCGGCGcccagccccggctccggcACCGACCAGAAGACCCACCTGGAAGACTACTACTGGATGACGGGCTACCCGCAGCAGCTCAACCCCGAGGCGCTGGGCTTCAGCCCCGAGGACGCCGTGGAGGCGCTCATCAACAGCAGCCACCACCCGCTGCCCGGCGCCTTCGATGGCTATGCTAGAGGGCAGCAGctggccgcggccgccggcgccggcggctcggTGCCCGGCGAGGAGATGGGCTCGGCGGCCGCCGTGGTGTCGGCCGTGatcgccgcggcggcggcgcagggcggcgcggggccccactaccaccaccaccaccaccaccacccgcaccacggccccggcggcggcggcggcggcggcggcgggcacccgcacgccgcggcgccgggcggcgcgccGCCCTCCTCCGCCTCCTCGGCGGGCGgctcgggcggcggcggcggcggcggcggcggcggcggcgccggggggctgcaCCACCCGCACCacggcccgggcggcggcggcggcggcggcggcgccggggggctccACTTCGACGACCGCTTCTCGGACGAGCAGCTGGTGACCATGTCGGTGCGGGAGCTGAACCGGCAGCTGCGGGGCGTCAGCAAGGAGGAGGTGATCCGCCTCAAGCAGAAGAGGAGGACCCTCAAAAACAGGGGCTATGCCCAGTCCTGCCGCTTCAAGAGGGTCCAGCAGCGGCACGTCCTCGAGTCGGAGAAGaaccagctgctgcagcaagtgGAGCACCTAAAGCAGGAGATCTCCAGGCTGGTCCGGGAGAGGGACGCCTACAAGGAAAAGTACGAGAAGCTGGTCAGCAATGGCTTCAGAGAAAACGGATCCAGCAGCGACAACCCTTCCTCTCCAGAGTTTTTCAT GTACCCGAGAGAATCCTCCACAACGGTGATGTGA